One stretch of Microbacterium terrae DNA includes these proteins:
- a CDS encoding ABC transporter permease: MSTVGTLLGQRLRRDWRQLALWILGTAALAYLSYTGVAESFGTEQERSALIATALANPVILLFRGLPSGVTQSAVMAFLIFPWLAMLAAFMSTFLAVRHTRGEEEPGRAELVSATPAGRTAPIVATALHGLLANALLAALTAGAFLLTGSDAEGSVLIGVAAGSVGVAFLGVGLFAAQLVRTSRGANSVSVWVLLVAFVMCGIGNAIGTPSDDLTRMESSWLAWLSPFGWGENTRAFDENTWWPLALCLSLGAILTGAAIALTAARDLGGSFLAERHGRTSAPASLSSPTGLVWRLTRGSVAGWAVGGLLTGILATTLANVVAEVGADNPSIEQILDQISGGGDIEQATITTFYTMLGILAACCGVQIVCRARQEEAHGTAEPVLAAVVDRMRWLSGYLVIAFAGLVAVIAAGAAGSLLGLASQEGDAQLVQTVLVTAAGQVAAASVFVAVTAVVFVAAPRLTIALGWSLVVVGLVLGLFGPIFGFPDWVTDLSPIAVAPVMQGDEVDLQGLWWLIAAVGVGAAASLALMRRRELAGSG, encoded by the coding sequence ATGAGCACCGTCGGCACGCTCCTCGGCCAGCGCCTCCGCCGCGACTGGCGGCAGCTCGCCCTGTGGATCCTCGGCACGGCGGCGCTCGCCTACCTGTCGTACACCGGCGTCGCCGAGTCCTTCGGCACCGAGCAGGAGCGGTCGGCCCTCATCGCGACAGCGCTCGCGAACCCCGTCATCCTCCTCTTCCGCGGGCTCCCGTCAGGGGTCACGCAGAGCGCGGTGATGGCGTTCCTGATCTTCCCGTGGCTCGCGATGCTCGCCGCGTTCATGAGCACCTTCCTCGCGGTGCGGCACACGCGCGGCGAGGAGGAGCCCGGGCGGGCCGAACTGGTGTCGGCCACCCCAGCTGGTCGCACCGCGCCGATCGTGGCGACCGCACTGCACGGCCTCCTCGCGAACGCGCTCCTGGCAGCACTCACCGCCGGCGCCTTCCTCCTCACCGGGAGCGACGCCGAGGGGTCGGTCCTCATCGGAGTCGCGGCAGGCTCGGTCGGCGTCGCCTTCCTCGGGGTCGGCCTGTTCGCCGCGCAGCTGGTGCGCACCTCGCGCGGCGCCAACTCGGTGTCGGTGTGGGTGCTGCTGGTCGCCTTCGTGATGTGCGGAATCGGCAACGCCATCGGCACGCCCAGCGACGACCTGACCCGCATGGAGAGCTCGTGGCTCGCCTGGCTGTCGCCGTTCGGCTGGGGTGAGAACACCCGCGCGTTCGACGAGAACACGTGGTGGCCGCTCGCCCTGTGCCTGAGCCTCGGCGCGATCCTCACGGGTGCGGCGATCGCCCTCACGGCGGCGCGCGACCTCGGAGGCAGCTTCCTCGCCGAGCGCCACGGCCGCACGAGCGCACCCGCGAGCCTGTCGAGCCCGACGGGGCTCGTCTGGCGCCTCACGCGCGGGAGCGTCGCGGGCTGGGCGGTCGGCGGGCTCCTCACCGGGATCCTTGCGACGACCCTCGCGAACGTCGTCGCCGAGGTCGGCGCCGACAACCCGTCGATCGAGCAGATCCTCGACCAGATCTCAGGCGGCGGTGACATCGAGCAGGCGACGATCACCACGTTCTACACGATGCTCGGCATCCTGGCTGCCTGCTGCGGCGTGCAGATCGTGTGCCGCGCCCGGCAGGAGGAGGCTCACGGCACCGCGGAGCCGGTGCTCGCCGCCGTCGTCGATCGGATGCGCTGGCTGTCGGGCTACCTCGTGATCGCGTTCGCCGGGCTCGTCGCCGTGATCGCCGCAGGCGCCGCCGGGTCGCTGCTCGGCCTCGCCTCGCAGGAGGGCGACGCGCAGCTCGTGCAGACCGTGCTCGTGACCGCCGCCGGACAGGTGGCCGCGGCATCCGTCTTCGTCGCCGTCACCGCCGTGGTGTTCGTCGCCGCGCCCCGGCTCACCATCGCGCTCGGGTGGTCGCTCGTGGTCGTCGGACTGGTGCTCGGGCTGTTCGGCCCGATCTTCGGTTTCCCGGACTGGGTCACCGACCTTTCGCCGATCGCGGTCGCTCCGGTGATGCAGGGCGACGAGGTCGACCTGCAGGGGCTGTGGTGGCTGATCGCGGCGGTGGGCGTCGGCGCGGCTGCGTCGCTCGCGCTGATGCGGCGGCGCGAGCTCGCCGGCAGCGGATAG
- a CDS encoding ABC transporter ATP-binding protein: protein MTTVIHTAGLTKHYGRVHALDGLDLDVEAGQVHGFLGPNGAGKSTTIRVLLGLARATSGEASVFGLHPWRDAVAIHKRVSYIPGDVSVWPNLSGGEAIDLLGRLRGAPRRDGAYTREKARLMEAFQFDPRKKGRAYSKGNRQKVALISAFALPADLYIFDEPTSGLDPLMDVMFRREVARVRHAGSTVLLSSHIMSEVEQLCDRVSIIRAGRIIESGTLADLRHLTRTEVSFAGTDAAAAASLPGAHDVLAEEGRVRFTVDSDQVAALLPDLGRRGVEGLRIAPPSLEELFLRHYGDDIAELEGNGRAALRSDRR from the coding sequence ATGACCACAGTCATCCACACGGCCGGGCTCACCAAGCACTACGGGCGGGTCCACGCCCTCGACGGACTCGATCTCGACGTCGAAGCCGGGCAGGTGCACGGCTTCCTCGGTCCGAACGGTGCCGGCAAATCAACCACGATCCGCGTGCTGCTGGGGCTGGCGCGAGCCACCTCGGGTGAGGCATCCGTCTTCGGCCTCCATCCCTGGCGTGACGCGGTCGCGATCCACAAACGCGTCTCGTACATCCCCGGCGACGTCAGCGTGTGGCCGAACCTCTCCGGCGGGGAGGCGATCGACCTGCTGGGGCGCCTGCGCGGCGCGCCGCGGCGCGACGGCGCGTACACACGCGAGAAGGCCCGTCTGATGGAGGCCTTCCAGTTCGATCCGCGCAAGAAGGGGCGTGCGTACTCCAAGGGCAACCGACAGAAGGTCGCGCTCATCTCGGCGTTCGCGCTCCCCGCCGACCTGTACATCTTCGACGAGCCCACGAGCGGTCTCGACCCGCTCATGGACGTGATGTTCCGTCGCGAGGTCGCACGCGTGCGGCACGCGGGCTCGACGGTGCTGCTGTCGAGCCACATCATGTCGGAGGTCGAGCAGCTCTGCGATCGGGTATCGATCATCCGCGCGGGCCGCATCATCGAGTCGGGCACCCTCGCCGACCTGCGTCACCTCACCCGCACCGAGGTGTCGTTCGCCGGCACGGATGCCGCGGCAGCGGCGTCGCTGCCCGGCGCGCACGATGTGCTCGCCGAAGAGGGCCGCGTGCGGTTCACCGTCGACTCCGACCAGGTGGCCGCGCTCCTCCCCGATCTCGGCCGCCGCGGCGTCGAGGGTCTGCGCATCGCGCCGCCGTCGCTCGAGGAGCTGTTCCTGCGCCACTACGGCGACGACATCGCCGAACTCGAGGGCAACGGCCGTGCGGCCCTGCGGAGCGACCGGCGATGA
- a CDS encoding alcohol dehydrogenase catalytic domain-containing protein has translation MGADVAAIVRGRGGAPVLESVSVSPPRAGEVLVRVLASGVCHTDLVAIDGGIGYPFPAVFGHEGAGIVEAVGEGVTRVHPGDRVVLSFASCGTCAACRSGHPAYCELFGSLNHSPETGAMAVEATGEALNAGFMRQSSWATRVLAHESNTVPIPADVPATVAAPLGCGVLTGAATVLNVLSPTAGDDLVVIGAGAVGLSAVMAARASGCRSIIVSDPLPARRDLALDLGATAAVGPDGLAEAIAAGGPVRHVIDTVGTQETTDAALAALAPRGTVATVALRPGSNRVSIAQGRLLWGRTITGVIEGDAVVQRDIPRLVDLWHAGLLPVERIVTAYGLDEIERAVDDTRAGRAVKAVLVTPEAASEATRRAADTASAPVADRPTDAGEPVGLLFTLRARTLDDAGLARLWRSLPPVEPAELRGLWRGWAVTTGHRAERMLARSGWYGKRFHSDSEVDPIVVRTGDGELVADETFSHGGASLWRIERDGVLTVAMVYDALPIVDSFTRITPDAVLGVMGGKNTADEGREFYFVLERDAD, from the coding sequence ATGGGAGCGGATGTCGCCGCGATCGTCCGCGGTCGCGGCGGGGCGCCCGTACTCGAGAGCGTCTCGGTGTCGCCCCCGCGGGCGGGCGAGGTCCTGGTGCGGGTCCTCGCCTCCGGCGTCTGCCACACCGACCTCGTCGCCATCGACGGCGGCATCGGGTACCCCTTCCCCGCGGTGTTCGGACACGAGGGCGCGGGCATCGTCGAAGCCGTCGGCGAGGGCGTCACCCGCGTGCATCCGGGCGATCGCGTGGTGCTGAGCTTCGCGTCGTGCGGCACCTGCGCCGCCTGCCGCAGCGGTCATCCGGCCTACTGCGAGCTGTTCGGCTCTCTCAACCACAGTCCCGAGACCGGGGCGATGGCGGTCGAGGCGACCGGCGAGGCGCTGAACGCCGGTTTCATGCGGCAGTCGTCGTGGGCGACGCGCGTGCTCGCCCACGAGTCGAACACCGTGCCGATCCCTGCCGACGTGCCCGCCACGGTCGCCGCTCCGCTCGGCTGCGGTGTGCTCACCGGCGCGGCGACGGTGCTCAACGTGCTGTCGCCGACCGCGGGCGATGACCTCGTCGTGATCGGGGCCGGCGCCGTCGGCCTCTCGGCTGTGATGGCGGCGCGCGCGAGCGGATGCCGGTCGATCATCGTGTCGGATCCGCTGCCTGCCCGCCGCGACCTCGCCCTCGACCTCGGCGCCACGGCCGCGGTCGGCCCCGACGGGCTCGCCGAGGCCATCGCCGCAGGCGGCCCGGTGCGTCACGTCATCGACACGGTGGGCACGCAGGAGACGACGGATGCCGCGCTCGCGGCGCTCGCCCCGCGCGGCACCGTCGCCACGGTGGCCCTGCGCCCGGGGAGCAACCGCGTCTCGATCGCCCAGGGGCGCCTTCTCTGGGGCCGCACGATCACGGGCGTGATCGAGGGCGACGCCGTGGTGCAGCGAGACATCCCCCGGCTTGTCGACCTGTGGCACGCCGGGCTGCTGCCGGTCGAGCGGATCGTCACCGCGTACGGGCTCGACGAGATCGAGCGCGCCGTCGACGACACGCGCGCAGGTCGCGCCGTGAAGGCGGTGCTCGTCACGCCGGAGGCTGCGAGCGAAGCCACCCGCCGCGCCGCCGACACGGCATCCGCACCGGTCGCCGACCGCCCGACCGACGCGGGCGAGCCCGTCGGTCTACTCTTCACGCTGCGCGCGCGCACGCTCGACGACGCCGGCCTCGCTCGCCTGTGGCGCTCGCTGCCACCCGTCGAGCCCGCGGAACTGCGCGGGCTCTGGCGCGGCTGGGCGGTGACGACCGGTCATCGCGCGGAGCGGATGCTCGCCCGCTCGGGCTGGTACGGCAAGCGGTTCCACTCCGACTCGGAGGTCGACCCCATCGTCGTGCGCACCGGCGACGGGGAACTCGTCGCCGACGAGACGTTCTCGCACGGCGGCGCCTCCCTCTGGCGCATCGAGCGCGACGGGGTGCTGACCGTGGCGATGGTGTACGACGCGCTGCCGATCGTCGACAGCTTCACCCGGATCACCCCCGACGCCGTCCTCGGCGTGATGGGCGGCAAGAACACCGCCGACGAGGGGCGCGAGTTCTACTTCGTGCTCGAGCGAGACGCGGACTGA
- the fadD5 gene encoding fatty-acid--CoA ligase FadD5 has protein sequence MSTEQRVIPSAARRNHWMNQVAGHASMKPDATAFRFVGQSWTWGQVDSHMDAFAAALQRRGVAAGDRVLLLTLNRPEVVEAIFGINRIGAMAVPINFRLTPPEIAYIVDDADASVIVVEGPLAPLVGAVAQITDRIKTVIVIGEAGEGQESYDELIAEDASDFEAPDVPEDTPALIVYTSGTTGRPKGALLDHINMFSQSITCIRANDVTDESDIAFLTAPLFHIAGMGSIAPNFILGIPTVIHPLGAFNPTELLDAWEREGATIVFNVPQQWQVICADPSIPSRDLKIRIASWGAAPASETLLRTMADTFPAATIVAVFGQTELSPITCVLKGEDSHRKIGSVGRPIPTIQYRVVNEDGDDVAPGEVGEILYRGPTLMQGYWRKPVETAEAFAGGWFHSGDLVRQDDEGFVWVVDRKKDMIISGGENVYCAEVENVLFAHPAILDVAIYGRADERWGEIPVAAVVARPGEEVDLAQLQEWLGDKLARYKHPKALVVVEAIARNAGGKVDKVRLRAADRQPTTV, from the coding sequence ATGAGCACTGAGCAGCGCGTGATCCCGAGCGCCGCACGCCGCAACCACTGGATGAACCAGGTCGCCGGCCACGCATCGATGAAGCCCGACGCCACGGCGTTCCGGTTCGTCGGCCAGTCGTGGACGTGGGGCCAGGTCGATTCCCACATGGATGCCTTCGCCGCCGCCCTCCAGCGCCGCGGCGTCGCGGCCGGCGATCGGGTGCTGCTGCTCACCCTCAACCGTCCCGAGGTGGTGGAGGCCATCTTCGGCATCAATCGCATCGGCGCGATGGCCGTGCCGATCAACTTCCGCCTCACGCCACCCGAGATCGCGTACATCGTCGACGACGCCGACGCGAGCGTGATCGTGGTCGAAGGCCCCCTCGCCCCGCTGGTCGGCGCCGTCGCGCAGATCACCGATCGCATCAAGACTGTCATCGTCATCGGCGAAGCGGGCGAGGGCCAGGAGTCGTACGACGAGCTGATCGCCGAGGATGCGTCGGACTTCGAGGCCCCTGACGTTCCCGAAGACACCCCCGCGCTCATCGTCTACACCTCGGGCACGACCGGCCGTCCGAAGGGCGCCCTGCTCGACCACATCAACATGTTCTCGCAGTCGATCACGTGCATCCGCGCCAACGACGTCACCGACGAGAGCGACATCGCGTTCCTGACGGCACCGCTGTTCCACATCGCGGGCATGGGCTCGATCGCGCCGAACTTCATCCTCGGCATCCCGACGGTCATCCACCCGCTCGGCGCGTTCAACCCGACCGAGCTGCTCGACGCGTGGGAGCGCGAGGGCGCGACCATCGTGTTCAACGTGCCGCAGCAGTGGCAGGTGATCTGCGCCGACCCGTCGATCCCGAGCCGTGATCTGAAGATCCGCATCGCCAGCTGGGGGGCCGCGCCCGCCTCCGAGACCCTGCTGCGCACGATGGCCGACACGTTCCCGGCGGCCACCATCGTCGCCGTGTTCGGCCAGACCGAGCTGTCGCCGATCACCTGCGTGCTCAAGGGCGAGGACTCGCACCGCAAGATCGGGTCGGTCGGCAGGCCCATCCCGACCATCCAGTACCGCGTCGTGAACGAGGACGGCGACGACGTGGCGCCCGGCGAGGTCGGCGAGATCCTCTACCGCGGGCCGACCCTGATGCAGGGCTACTGGCGCAAGCCGGTCGAGACCGCCGAGGCGTTCGCGGGCGGCTGGTTCCACTCGGGCGACCTGGTGCGGCAGGACGACGAGGGCTTCGTCTGGGTCGTCGACCGCAAGAAGGACATGATCATCTCGGGCGGCGAGAACGTCTACTGCGCCGAGGTCGAGAACGTGCTGTTCGCCCACCCGGCGATCCTCGACGTCGCGATCTACGGCCGTGCCGACGAACGATGGGGCGAGATCCCGGTGGCGGCCGTCGTCGCCCGCCCGGGCGAAGAGGTCGACCTCGCGCAGCTGCAGGAGTGGCTGGGCGACAAGCTCGCCCGCTACAAGCACCCGAAGGCGCTCGTCGTCGTCGAGGCCATCGCCCGCAACGCCGGCGGCAAGGTCGACAAGGTCAGGCTGCGCGCGGCCGACCGCCAGCCGACGACCGTCTGA
- a CDS encoding TetR/AcrR family transcriptional regulator, giving the protein MSSRSAGTAGATVPAPAQAGEPVRRRPRERKRQIETAAALAFAERGYHQVSMNDVAHAVGISAPALYRHFPNKYALFAQTVFDLAHRLVEATADAAAMPIGDPEAARTALDMHLNALISTSIDLRATGGVYRWEGRYLEKDDRDRLTAEFRTLRERMVPPLRVYRPEVDEADAGLLVLAALASIASITTHRTVISSRALRTILDAAAWRLLDADLPDAGDDPLERAVPDAGTTRRERLVATAVAQFHARGYHEVSIEDIATAVDLTPSGVYRHFESKSALLMEACLRASAQLDAARVAAQLSSDSPQAVLDALCDDYVRHSFENYQLVGVWAADVSALDADDGKRMRGLQRAYLAEWSELLQRTRPELSSKDATVLVHAGFNVVADVAMMLRHRTNAATSRRVAALLRATLGVA; this is encoded by the coding sequence ATGTCCAGCCGGAGTGCCGGCACCGCCGGTGCCACAGTCCCCGCTCCGGCTCAGGCCGGCGAGCCGGTGCGCCGCCGCCCCCGCGAGCGCAAGCGCCAGATCGAGACCGCGGCAGCGCTCGCCTTCGCCGAGCGGGGCTACCACCAGGTCAGCATGAACGACGTCGCCCATGCCGTCGGCATCTCGGCGCCGGCGCTCTACCGGCACTTCCCGAACAAGTACGCCCTGTTCGCGCAGACGGTGTTCGACCTCGCCCACCGCCTCGTCGAGGCGACCGCGGATGCCGCGGCGATGCCCATCGGCGACCCCGAGGCCGCACGCACCGCCCTCGACATGCACCTCAACGCGCTCATCTCGACGTCGATCGACCTGCGCGCCACCGGCGGTGTGTACCGGTGGGAAGGGCGCTACCTCGAGAAGGACGACCGCGACCGCCTGACGGCGGAGTTCCGCACGCTGCGCGAGCGCATGGTGCCGCCGCTCCGGGTGTACCGACCCGAGGTCGACGAGGCCGACGCGGGGCTGCTGGTGCTCGCGGCGCTCGCGTCGATCGCGAGCATCACGACCCACCGCACCGTCATCTCCTCGCGCGCCCTCCGGACGATCCTCGACGCCGCCGCGTGGCGACTGCTCGACGCCGATCTGCCGGATGCCGGCGACGACCCGCTCGAGCGCGCCGTGCCCGACGCGGGCACCACGCGCCGGGAGCGGCTCGTGGCGACCGCCGTCGCGCAGTTCCACGCCCGCGGCTACCACGAGGTGTCGATCGAAGACATCGCGACCGCGGTCGACCTCACCCCGTCCGGGGTGTACCGCCACTTCGAGAGCAAGTCCGCCCTGCTGATGGAGGCGTGCCTGCGCGCGTCCGCCCAGCTCGACGCGGCTCGGGTCGCAGCCCAGTTGTCGTCGGACTCGCCGCAGGCGGTGCTCGACGCGCTGTGCGACGACTACGTGCGCCACAGCTTCGAGAACTACCAGCTGGTGGGCGTGTGGGCGGCCGACGTGTCGGCGCTCGACGCCGACGACGGCAAGCGCATGCGCGGCCTGCAGCGTGCCTACCTTGCGGAGTGGTCGGAGCTGCTGCAGCGCACGCGCCCCGAGCTGTCGTCGAAGGATGCCACCGTGCTCGTCCACGCCGGGTTCAACGTCGTGGCCGACGTCGCCATGATGCTCCGCCACCGTACGAACGCCGCGACATCGCGGAGGGTCGCAGCGCTTCTGCGTGCGACCCTCGGCGTCGCCTGA
- a CDS encoding aldehyde dehydrogenase family protein: MTLLADSGTPGTYTTVDPRDGSAIESYPVDDAAAVRAAVGRAREAAAWWAAQDHAGRKRVLLRWKSAIARDAASLAQTISRETGKPESDALLEVMLTLTHLDWAAKNAEGVLKRRKVHAGLMNYNQKASVGYEPYGVVGVIGPWNYPFYTPMGSISYALAAGNAVVFKPSELTPGTAVWIARKWAEVCDEPVLQAVTGDGATGAALVSSGVDKVAFTGSTRTAKKVMALCALSLTPLVAECGGKDALIVAADADLDAAASFIAFGAFGNAGQTCVGVERVYVDKTVADALIAKVVERGERVRVGGETATYGPMTLPSQTAVIAAHIGDALERGGTAALGGRESVGERFVEPVVLVDVPEDSDAVRHETFGPTVVINTVSSVDEAVQRANATDYGLGAAVFTRSAATGRRAAKQLRAGVVTINSVLGFAGIPALPFGGVKGSGFGRIHGADGLREFSTPKSVAHQTSKAALNLLTLERSHKDDHMVARMLPMLHGRAK; the protein is encoded by the coding sequence ATGACCCTTCTCGCAGACTCCGGAACCCCCGGCACGTACACCACGGTCGACCCGCGCGACGGCAGCGCGATCGAGTCGTACCCGGTCGACGACGCCGCCGCGGTGCGGGCGGCAGTCGGCCGCGCGCGGGAGGCAGCCGCGTGGTGGGCCGCACAGGACCACGCCGGGCGCAAGCGGGTGCTGCTGCGCTGGAAGAGCGCGATCGCCCGCGACGCCGCATCCCTCGCCCAGACCATCTCGCGCGAGACCGGCAAGCCCGAGTCCGACGCACTCCTCGAGGTGATGCTCACGCTCACCCACCTCGATTGGGCTGCGAAGAACGCCGAGGGTGTGCTCAAGCGCCGCAAGGTGCACGCCGGCCTCATGAACTACAACCAGAAGGCGAGCGTCGGGTACGAGCCCTACGGCGTCGTCGGCGTCATCGGGCCCTGGAACTACCCGTTCTACACGCCGATGGGCTCGATCTCGTACGCGCTCGCCGCCGGCAACGCCGTCGTCTTCAAGCCGAGCGAGCTCACCCCCGGAACCGCGGTGTGGATCGCCCGCAAGTGGGCCGAGGTGTGCGACGAGCCGGTGCTGCAGGCGGTGACCGGCGACGGCGCGACCGGCGCCGCTCTCGTGAGCTCGGGGGTCGACAAGGTCGCCTTCACCGGATCGACCCGCACCGCGAAGAAGGTCATGGCGCTGTGCGCACTGTCGCTCACGCCGCTCGTCGCCGAGTGCGGCGGCAAGGACGCCCTCATCGTCGCCGCCGACGCCGACCTCGACGCCGCGGCATCCTTCATCGCCTTCGGCGCCTTCGGCAACGCGGGCCAGACGTGCGTGGGCGTCGAGCGCGTGTACGTCGACAAGACGGTCGCCGATGCGCTGATCGCGAAGGTCGTCGAACGCGGCGAGCGCGTGCGCGTCGGCGGCGAGACCGCGACCTACGGCCCCATGACGCTGCCGTCGCAGACCGCTGTCATCGCGGCGCACATCGGCGACGCACTCGAGCGGGGCGGCACTGCCGCTCTCGGCGGACGCGAGTCGGTCGGCGAGCGATTCGTCGAGCCGGTCGTGCTCGTCGACGTGCCCGAGGACTCCGACGCCGTGCGCCACGAGACCTTCGGTCCGACCGTCGTCATCAACACGGTGTCGAGCGTCGACGAGGCGGTGCAGCGCGCGAACGCCACCGATTACGGCCTGGGTGCCGCGGTGTTCACCAGGAGCGCCGCGACCGGCCGCCGTGCCGCGAAGCAGCTGCGTGCCGGGGTGGTCACAATCAACTCGGTGCTCGGGTTCGCCGGCATCCCCGCCCTGCCGTTCGGCGGCGTGAAGGGCTCGGGCTTCGGGCGCATCCACGGCGCCGACGGCCTGCGTGAGTTCTCGACGCCGAAGTCGGTCGCGCACCAGACCAGCAAGGCGGCGCTGAACCTGCTCACCCTCGAGCGCAGCCACAAGGACGACCACATGGTCGCGCGGATGCTGCCGATGCTGCACGGCCGCGCGAAGTAG
- a CDS encoding TetR/AcrR family transcriptional regulator → MAETQTATAKSVRTRQRILDAAAEILSRKGYAGTRLADVAEVAGVQAPAIYYYFGSRDDLVEEVMWAGAHRVRLHVEEALAALPAEVGPFERILVGVDAHLRYELSISDYTTASIRNAGQVPEHLRVRPAAEEGEYSRVWRDLFRQAQEQGRIRADLDVNVFRLLLLGAMNWAVEWWNPRTRSLDDLVRSTQDLVRHGAGA, encoded by the coding sequence ATGGCGGAGACCCAGACCGCGACCGCGAAGTCGGTGCGCACCCGGCAGCGCATCCTCGATGCCGCCGCCGAGATCCTCAGCCGCAAGGGCTACGCCGGAACACGCCTCGCCGACGTCGCCGAGGTGGCAGGCGTGCAGGCTCCCGCGATCTACTACTACTTCGGATCGCGTGACGACCTCGTCGAGGAGGTCATGTGGGCGGGCGCCCACCGGGTGCGACTCCACGTCGAGGAGGCGCTCGCCGCCCTGCCGGCCGAAGTGGGCCCGTTCGAGCGCATCCTGGTCGGCGTCGACGCCCACCTGCGGTACGAGCTCTCGATCTCGGACTACACGACGGCGTCGATCCGCAACGCCGGGCAGGTGCCCGAGCACCTTCGCGTGCGCCCCGCCGCCGAGGAGGGGGAGTACAGCCGTGTCTGGCGCGACCTCTTCCGCCAGGCGCAGGAGCAGGGCCGGATCCGGGCCGACCTCGACGTCAACGTCTTCCGCCTGCTGCTGCTGGGCGCGATGAACTGGGCGGTGGAGTGGTGGAACCCGCGCACCCGCTCGCTCGACGACCTGGTGCGCTCCACGCAGGACCTCGTGCGCCACGGCGCCGGCGCCTGA
- a CDS encoding NAD(P)H-dependent flavin oxidoreductase translates to MSETISVVERPERDEAQPRLRTRFTEALGIEHPVVQGGMMWVGRAELAAAVSEAGGLGIITALTQPTPADLVKEIERARTMTDKPIGVNLTILPSISPPPYDEYRRAIVDAGVTIVETAGSSPEPHMEMFRDAGVRVIHKCTSVRHALKAQSVGVTAVSIDGFECAGHPGEDDVPGLVLIPAAADALEIPFIASGGFADGRGLAAALALGADGVNMGSRFMCTVESPIAQSVKERIVAASELDTNLIFRSLRNTARVAKNSVSDEVVQILAAGGRFPDVQPLVAGARGRKVFEDGDVEAGIWTVGQVQGIIRDIPTAGEVVRRTVAQAHDVLTRRLAQFA, encoded by the coding sequence ATGAGTGAGACGATCTCGGTCGTCGAGCGACCGGAGCGAGACGAAGCGCAGCCCCGCCTGCGCACACGGTTCACCGAGGCCCTCGGCATCGAGCACCCCGTCGTCCAGGGCGGCATGATGTGGGTCGGCCGCGCCGAACTCGCCGCGGCGGTGTCGGAGGCGGGCGGTCTCGGCATCATCACCGCGCTCACCCAGCCGACGCCCGCCGACCTCGTGAAGGAGATCGAGCGCGCGCGCACGATGACCGACAAGCCGATCGGCGTGAACCTCACGATCCTCCCGTCGATCAGCCCGCCGCCGTACGACGAGTACCGCCGCGCGATCGTCGACGCGGGCGTCACCATCGTCGAGACCGCCGGGTCGAGCCCCGAGCCGCACATGGAGATGTTCCGCGATGCCGGCGTGCGCGTGATCCACAAGTGCACATCGGTGCGGCACGCGCTCAAGGCGCAGAGCGTCGGTGTGACCGCCGTGTCGATCGACGGATTCGAGTGCGCCGGGCACCCGGGTGAGGACGACGTGCCGGGCCTCGTGCTGATCCCCGCCGCCGCCGACGCGCTCGAGATCCCGTTCATCGCGTCGGGCGGCTTCGCCGATGGGCGCGGCCTCGCCGCGGCGCTGGCCCTCGGCGCCGACGGCGTGAACATGGGCTCGCGCTTCATGTGCACCGTCGAATCGCCGATCGCGCAGAGCGTGAAGGAGCGCATCGTCGCGGCATCCGAGCTCGACACGAATCTCATCTTCCGGTCGCTGCGCAATACCGCGCGCGTGGCGAAGAACTCCGTGAGCGACGAGGTCGTGCAGATCCTCGCGGCCGGCGGCCGGTTCCCCGACGTGCAGCCGCTCGTCGCGGGGGCGCGCGGACGAAAGGTGTTCGAGGACGGCGACGTCGAAGCGGGCATCTGGACGGTCGGCCAGGTTCAGGGCATCATCCGCGACATCCCGACCGCCGGTGAGGTCGTGCGCCGCACCGTCGCGCAGGCGCACGACGTGCTCACCCGGCGCCTCGCCCAGTTCGCCTGA